The Treponema succinifaciens DSM 2489 region TGAAAAGTCTTTTGGAACTTGCCTGGAACGAGCTTGGAATCAGCCGTGAAATTGAGCCTTTTATGACGCTTTCATTTTTAAGCCTGCCTGTGATTCCTGAAATAAAGCTTACTCCGCGCGGACTTTTCGATGTCAATAAGTTTGAATTCACGCCGATTGAAGCTGACTGATGTTCTTTTTTGTCATTTGTATTTTTCTAAATTTTTGATTATATTATAGTCTATGAAAAAACAACCAAACGAAAAAGAAATTTTAGGACTTCCAGCTGAAACTCAGCTTCCTTTAAAACTTAATATTCTTCCTATTGGCGGCCGTCCGATTTTTCCGGGAATTTTTACGCCGCTTATGATAAATAATTCCGAGGATATAAAAGTTATTGAAAATTCTTTGGCAGGCGACGGTTTTATTGGAATCGTCATGTTAAAAGAAGACAAGGAAAATCCGACTGTTGTTGATCTTCATAAAGTTGGAACTGTTGCCCGCATTATAAAAAAAATAAATTTGCCTGATGGCGGTGTGAATGTTTTTGTTTCTACCTTGCAGCGTTTTAAAATCCGCAAGGTCTTGAACAGTTCAAATCCTATTGCCGCGGCTGTTGAATATCTTGAGGACGAAGAGGATAATACTTTTGAAGTAAAGGCTCTTACACGCGCTCTTATAAGTGAAATGAAGGAAATCAGCGAAAATAATCCGATGTTCAGCGAGGAAATGCGCCTTAACATGGTGAATATTGATCATCCCGGAAAAATCGCGGACTTCATTGTTTCTATTTTGAATATTGACAAAGAAGAACAGCAGAAAGTTCTTGAAATGACAAATGTTCACAAAAGAATGGAGCAGGTTCTTGTCTTTATAAAAAAAGAGCAGGAAATTTTCCGTGTTCAGAAAAAAATTCAGACTGAGCTTAATGAAAAAGTTGAAAAAAATCAGCGTGAATATTTTTTGCGCGAGGAAATGAAAAGCATTCAGGAAGAACTTGGAATTGCAGGGGATTCAAAGACAAGCGACTATCAGAAGTTTAAGTCAAAAATAGAATCATTTAATTTTAAAGGCGAAGTGAAAGAAGCGTTGGACAGCGAGCTTGAGAAATTTCATTTGCTTGATCCGCATGATCCTGATTACAACATGAGCCGAAATTATCTTGAAACGGTTTGTTCTCTTCCGTGGAATGACGAGCCGCTTGAAAACTACAATATTGAAAAAGCTTCAAAAATTCTTGAAAATGACCATTACGGTCTTGAAGATGTAAAAAAACGCATCATTGAATATCTTGCTGTGCGGATGCTAAAAAACGACGGAAAGGGGTCTGTGCTTATTCTTGTCGGACCTCCGGGAGTTGGAAAAACCAGCGTTGGACGTTCGATTGCAAATGCGATGAACAAAAAATTTTTTAGATTCAGCGTGGGCGGTGAGCATGATGAGTCCAAGATAAAAGGCTTCAGGCGGACTTATATCGGTTCTATGCCGGGACAAATTATCGAAGGCTTGAAAATTACAAAGTCAAAAGCTCCTGTTTTTATGATTGATGAAGTTGACAAGATGAATGCAAGCGCACAGGGAGATCCTGCTGCTGCATTGCTTGAGGTTCTTGATCCTGAGCAGAATTCAACTTTCCGCGACAACTATTTGAATTTGCCGTTCGATTTGAGCAAGGTTTTCTTTATCCTTACTGCGAACACTTTGGACACAATTCCTCGGCCATTGCTTGACCGCGCTGAAATAATTGAACTTTCCGGCTACATAGATCAGGAAAAAATTGAAATTGCGCGGAAATATTTGCTTCCGAAAAATCTTGTTAAAAACGGATTCAAAAAAAATCAGGTGAAATATTCAAAGCAGGCTTTTGCTTTAATTGCAACGGAATATGCAAGGGAAGCCGGAGTCCGCAATTTTGAAAAGTGCATTGATAAGATAAACAGAAAACTTGCCGCCGTGGAAGTAAGCCAGCTTGAGAAAAACGGAGCGACTGATTCTGCAAAGATTGGCGAGGCTGTTGCAAAGAAAATTTTCAGCATCGATATTCCAGAAGTCAGAAAATATCTTGGCAAGGCTATTTTTGATGAAAGCCAGATAAAAACAGCTTCTGTGCCAGGGACTGCAATTGGTCTTGCCTGGACAAGCATGGGCGGCGACACTTTGCTTTTGGAATCGATTGCGATAAAGTCTTCTAAAGGCGGGCTTCAGCTTACAGGACAAATGGGCGATGTTATGAAGGAAAGCGCACAGATTGCCATGAACTGGAGCCGTCAGTTTGCAATAGAAAATAAAATCAAGGACAGCAAATGGTTTGAGGAAAATACAGTTCATCTGCATATTCCAGAAGGCGCAACTCCCAAGGACGGGCCTAGCGCGGGAATTACGATGGCGGTAACTTTTACTTCGCTTTTTAAAGGAAAGAAAATAAAGACGAATCTTGCAATGACAGGTGAACTTAGCCTTACTGGTCAGGTGCTTCCGATTGGCGGACTTAGGGAAAAAACTGTCGCCGCAAAGCGCAACAAAATAAAAACGATTATAATTCCAAAGGCGAATGTCCGAGACCTTGACGAAATTCCAGAGCACGTAAAAAGCGGAATAAAATTTATTCCAGTGTCAAATGTTCAGGAAGTGATTGACATTGTCTTTTAGAGTATGAAATTTGCCTTTGCTTTTTTTTCTGAATTTTTTATTCTTGTTTCTGCTTCTTTTGCTTTTCCGTTTAATTTGAGACTTTCGGAGCAGGAACTCGATTCGGCTTTAAATGGTGAAATTCTTATTCGGAATATCAGCTCGTACAAAAATATTTGCCTTGATGTGGAAAATGCGGAAATAAATTCTTGCCTTGATGAATTGAAAGAGTTGAATCCGCGTTATTTTGTTGAAGTTCTTCAGATTAGGAAAGCAAATGATGGAGATGAAGTTATAAAAAAACTTTCTGAGCTTCTTTCAAATGTTGAGTCTTATACAGAAATTCCTTATTATTCTGAACGGCACAAGACGACAGCTCCGCTTTATTCATACTGCAAAATTCTTTCTGATTCGCAGGTTGATGGAATTCACAGTTTTACTGTTGATATGGAAATGCCGCCTTTTGAAGTTTACACTGCGGAAATTTCGATAAAAACAGATTATGAAAATTTTCTGCTTTATAAGTCAAAAAACTTAAATGACATGGCTTGTATTTCTTTTGTGCGTGTAAAAGAAAATAATCTTAGGTCTGTTGTTACTGCTTTTAAATATAACGAATATTGGATTATCTATGGAATTGGAGCGGCAAAAGCACCCAAAATAAAATTTTTGACGCACAGAATTGAAGTTGCCTTTATTTCTCGAGTAAAAGCATTTTGTTCTTTTGCAACATCTTTTTTAGATTAGGCATTACATTATAAAGTTCTGTATTTTTTTCGCCTGCGTTTAAATCATGATTGCTTTCATAATGAAAAAGCTCATGAAGTATTGAAAACTTTGAATGTGCGGGCGGCTTTGTTTCATTGTAAAAGACTGTGTAGCGTCCATTTTTCTCATACAGTTCTGCCGATTCGCTTTTAAAATATACTCGTTGAAAGCCATGTTTTTCTGCCCAGTCAAACGAATGAAGCTCCAAGTCTGAAAAATCTTCAATGATTTTAGCAGTTTTAAAAGGTCGGCCTTAAAACGCGGACCCTGATAGAAACTGAAGTGCAGAAGATTCATGAGAAAACCGAAATCAAAGTTTCAGATCTTGTAGCTTTTGCAGGAGTTTCTAAAAGTACCTGGCATGAATGGAAGAGTCGGAAAGGAATTGAGACAAGGCATAATCACGAAACGCCGAAATTCAACTGGTACACATTGGAAGAAAGAACGGCTGTTATAAAATATGTCCTCACCCACAAGAACTTCCTGTACGGCTACCGCTACCTTGCCTGGCAGATGATTGACGAAAATGTAGCCTTTGTCCGCCCTGCAAGCGTCTACAACATCATGAAAGAGTACGATTTATTCCATAAATGGGCTAAAAATGAAGGAGAGGCAAAGAAAAAAGGCTTTGACCAGCCCGAGGCTCAGCATGAGCGGAAAAATTCTGGACTGGGCATTATGCGAAAATATGGAGGGAATAAAAATTGAGCTTCTGGTTGCAAGAGTAAAGGAAAAGTATCCGGAAGCAAAAGCACGAATCATCCACGACAACGGAAAGCAGTTGACGGGCTTGAATGGCGGCGCGACAAATGGAAGTGGTACGCAAAAAAGCTTTTGAAGCTCAGCGAGAAAATGGCGGTAAAATATTCTGACATTGTGATTGGCGACAACAAAGGGATTATTGACTACATAAAATCTGAATATTCAAAAACCGTAAAAAACAAGAGAGTTGAGCTGATTGCGTATGGCGGCGACCAGGTTTCGAGTGTTCAGGACAATTCTTTGTTTGAAAGATATCCGTTCTGCCGCGAGCCTTATTCGGTTACTGTCTGCCGGATTGAGCCTGAAAATAATGTCCATGTGATTCTTGAGGCATTCTCCGAAATGCTGGACGAGACTCTTGTTTTTGTAGGCAATTGGGAAAAATCGGAGTATGGTCGTAGCTTAAAAGAAAAATTCAGCGTATGCAAAAATATTCACTTGCTTGCACCGATTTACGAGCCGCATATCGTGAACTGGCTTCGCTCAAATGCCCATGTTTATATTCATGGACACAGCGCAGGCGGAACAAATCCATCTCTTGTTGAGGCGATGAATCTTTCTCTTCCGATTCTTGCGTTTGACTGCGTTTACAATCGCGCCACAACAGAAGAAAAATGCCTTTACTGGAAAATTGCGGAAGATTTGCAGAATCTGATGAAAAATAAAAGCGGAAAATTTGCGGAAATCGCGCACGAAATGGGCGAGGCTGGAAAACATCTTTACAGCTGGGAGCGGATTGCAAGGCAGAACAACGCTTTGTATCAGTAAATTTAAATCTGCTTTTTTCCTTCTTCTGTAATTTTGAAGTTTCCGTCGCCAGTTGGAGCTGCAAATCCTTTTGCAATGCAGCCATTCAGCGCATTTTTTATCATCTGTGGCGTTGCAGCGGAATTTTTTTCTCTGTTTTGGAAGATTTCTTCTATTGTTTGCTCTTTTTCAAGAAACTCTATTTGATTGAGAATTTTTAATACTTCAGTTTCTATTTTAGTTGCGGTAAACACATTATTTGATTTTTTTTTGAAAGGAAAAAGTGTCGGGCAACCGGGATTCGAACCCGGGACCTCTAACTCCCGAAGCTAGCGCGCTACCAGCTGCGCTATTGCCCGAATAAAAAAAATACCGCTCATAACGAACGGTACAACGGGATGTACGGGACTCGAACCCGTGGTCTCCGGCGTGACAGGCCAGCGCGATAACCAGCTTCGCTAACACCCCATGTGCTACTGAATATAGCATTAAAATCTTATCTGTGTCAATAGTGTTTTTCTTTTGTAATGAAAAATTTTTTTTCATATAACTTGAAATAAAACTTGAAAATTTGAAAAACTGTTTTATAATATATTTCATGGCTGATACAACTATTATAAATTCAAGTCCTTTGGGGCAACATTTGGACAAAATTGCGGAATCTCAGCAGGTTTCGTATCTTGTTTTCAATAAGAAAAAAATTCAGATTGCCGCAAAAATCACAATGGGTCGTGAATCCGATAATGATATTGTGATTGACTCAAAACTGGCAAGCCGTCATCACTGCATCATTCAAAAAATCCGTGATGCCTATTTCTTGAAAGATGAAGGAAGCACAAACGGAACATTTTTAAACGGTCGCAGGATTCCGCCGGATAAATATGTTAAGCTTAATGCCGGAGACAAGCTTACAATTGGCTCTTCAAATCTTATAATGGGCTAGAATGTTTTCAAAAGAAGAGCTGGATTGTTTTAGAAATCATCTGCATGAAATAAACGACTCAAATTCTTTTCCAGAAGAATGCGAATTTCAGCTCTTTTTGGATAAATCTTTGTCTACTCTTGAAAATGAAAGTCCGTCTTATAGACCTGTTGGTTCAGATTGCAAGCCAGGCGGTCTTCTTGATTTTTCGTCTGAAAAAATTCCTTCTATAATAGTTCCTGATATTCATGCACGCGCAGATTTTCTTTTAAAGCTGCTTGATTTTAAAATTGAAGATGAATCAGTTTTGTCTCTTTTGAATGAGAAAAAAATTTTTGTTATTTGCGTTGGAGATGCGTTTCATTCGGAGATGCGTGGTTATGAAAGGTGGATTGCGGCTTATAAAGACTGGTCGATGGATGTTTACGCCGGTCAGCCTATGCAGGAAGAAATGAAGGAAAATATTTCAACTCTTATGATTATCATGGAGCTAAAAAATAATTTCACTGAGAATTTTCACTTTTTAAAAGGAAACCACGAGAACATTTTTAATGAAAGCAGCCACGGAAATCTTGCTTTTAGAAAATTTGTGCAGGAAGGAAGCATGTGCTGCGATTTTATCCGGCAAGTTTACGGCGATGTGATTCTTCATTTGATAAGTCTGTGGGAAAAGGCTTTGCCGGTTTGCGCTTTGTTCTATGATTTTGCTGTGAGCCATGCCGAGCCTGCCTGCTGTTTTTCAAGAAAGCAAATTGTTGACTATCACAAAAATGACGATGTTGTTCTAGGTCTTACTTGGACTGCGAATGATGCGGCTGAAAAGGGGAGCGTGAAAAAGCTTTTTAAAAATTTGAATCCTTCCGCGAAAAGAAGCGGCGTTTTGTGGTTTGGCGGTCATCGTCCTGTAAAAGATGGAAAATATTTGCTGCGCCAAGACGGAACTTATCTGCAGCTTCATAATCCAAATGAAATGAATGTTGCTATTGTTGTTCCTGAAAAAAAATTCAATCCTGAAATTGACATAAAAAGTGTTTTATAAAATAAAATCGGAGTATCT contains the following coding sequences:
- the lon gene encoding endopeptidase La, which produces MKKQPNEKEILGLPAETQLPLKLNILPIGGRPIFPGIFTPLMINNSEDIKVIENSLAGDGFIGIVMLKEDKENPTVVDLHKVGTVARIIKKINLPDGGVNVFVSTLQRFKIRKVLNSSNPIAAAVEYLEDEEDNTFEVKALTRALISEMKEISENNPMFSEEMRLNMVNIDHPGKIADFIVSILNIDKEEQQKVLEMTNVHKRMEQVLVFIKKEQEIFRVQKKIQTELNEKVEKNQREYFLREEMKSIQEELGIAGDSKTSDYQKFKSKIESFNFKGEVKEALDSELEKFHLLDPHDPDYNMSRNYLETVCSLPWNDEPLENYNIEKASKILENDHYGLEDVKKRIIEYLAVRMLKNDGKGSVLILVGPPGVGKTSVGRSIANAMNKKFFRFSVGGEHDESKIKGFRRTYIGSMPGQIIEGLKITKSKAPVFMIDEVDKMNASAQGDPAAALLEVLDPEQNSTFRDNYLNLPFDLSKVFFILTANTLDTIPRPLLDRAEIIELSGYIDQEKIEIARKYLLPKNLVKNGFKKNQVKYSKQAFALIATEYAREAGVRNFEKCIDKINRKLAAVEVSQLEKNGATDSAKIGEAVAKKIFSIDIPEVRKYLGKAIFDESQIKTASVPGTAIGLAWTSMGGDTLLLESIAIKSSKGGLQLTGQMGDVMKESAQIAMNWSRQFAIENKIKDSKWFEENTVHLHIPEGATPKDGPSAGITMAVTFTSLFKGKKIKTNLAMTGELSLTGQVLPIGGLREKTVAAKRNKIKTIIIPKANVRDLDEIPEHVKSGIKFIPVSNVQEVIDIVF
- a CDS encoding DUF6675 family protein — protein: MKFAFAFFSEFFILVSASFAFPFNLRLSEQELDSALNGEILIRNISSYKNICLDVENAEINSCLDELKELNPRYFVEVLQIRKANDGDEVIKKLSELLSNVESYTEIPYYSERHKTTAPLYSYCKILSDSQVDGIHSFTVDMEMPPFEVYTAEISIKTDYENFLLYKSKNLNDMACISFVRVKENNLRSVVTAFKYNEYWIIYGIGAAKAPKIKFLTHRIEVAFISRVKAFCSFATSFLD
- a CDS encoding FHA domain-containing protein, encoding MADTTIINSSPLGQHLDKIAESQQVSYLVFNKKKIQIAAKITMGRESDNDIVIDSKLASRHHCIIQKIRDAYFLKDEGSTNGTFLNGRRIPPDKYVKLNAGDKLTIGSSNLIMG
- a CDS encoding metallophosphoesterase, whose protein sequence is MFSKEELDCFRNHLHEINDSNSFPEECEFQLFLDKSLSTLENESPSYRPVGSDCKPGGLLDFSSEKIPSIIVPDIHARADFLLKLLDFKIEDESVLSLLNEKKIFVICVGDAFHSEMRGYERWIAAYKDWSMDVYAGQPMQEEMKENISTLMIIMELKNNFTENFHFLKGNHENIFNESSHGNLAFRKFVQEGSMCCDFIRQVYGDVILHLISLWEKALPVCALFYDFAVSHAEPACCFSRKQIVDYHKNDDVVLGLTWTANDAAEKGSVKKLFKNLNPSAKRSGVLWFGGHRPVKDGKYLLRQDGTYLQLHNPNEMNVAIVVPEKKFNPEIDIKSVL
- a CDS encoding glycosyltransferase, which gives rise to MKLSEKMAVKYSDIVIGDNKGIIDYIKSEYSKTVKNKRVELIAYGGDQVSSVQDNSLFERYPFCREPYSVTVCRIEPENNVHVILEAFSEMLDETLVFVGNWEKSEYGRSLKEKFSVCKNIHLLAPIYEPHIVNWLRSNAHVYIHGHSAGGTNPSLVEAMNLSLPILAFDCVYNRATTEEKCLYWKIAEDLQNLMKNKSGKFAEIAHEMGEAGKHLYSWERIARQNNALYQ
- a CDS encoding ImmA/IrrE family metallo-endopeptidase, translated to MELHSFDWAEKHGFQRVYFKSESAELYEKNGRYTVFYNETKPPAHSKFSILHELFHYESNHDLNAGEKNTELYNVMPNLKKMLQKNKMLLLEK